In the Commensalibacter melissae genome, TGCGATTTCCCTTGAACCGGCTGGACAATTTGAGCTATCTGGGGCGCCTGTTGAAACTTTGCATGAAACGCGCCGGGAAATGGATTTGCATTTTCAGGATATGCATCGTGCTGCTGACTCTTTGGCATTGGGATTTTCTCCTTTGGGATTTCATCCGTTTGCACGACGTGACCAAATGCCCTGGATGCCCAAAAAGCGATATGAAATTATGAAAGCCTATATGCCAAAGGTTGGAAAACTTGGCCTGGATATGATGACAAGAACTTGTACAGTTCAGGTCAACCTGGATTTTTCTTCAGAAAAAGACATGGCACGTAAAATGCGTGTATCTTTGGCTTTACAGCCCATATTTACCGCTCTATTTGCAAATTCACCCTTTTATGAAGGAAAACCGAGCGGGTTGCAGTCAATGCGTGCATATATCTGGACAGATACGGATAATCAGCGTGCAGGTATGCCCGATGTTTTTTTTGACGATCATTTTGGTTTCGAACACTATATCGAGTGGCTGTTGGATGTGCCGATGTATTTTGTCATTCGTCATGGTAAGATGATTGATGTTTCTGGGGCATCTTTTCGGGCATGGATACAGGGTAGAACACCTGCGGGTTTGGAGCATGAGAAACTGACCATGGGAGATTTTAAAAACCATATAACAGTCGCTTTTCCCGATGTCCGTTTGAAACAATATCTTGAAATGCGGGGTGCGGATGCAGGATCAAGGGAAATGATGATTGCAATGTCGGCTTTCTGGACGGGATTATTGTATGATTCTTCAACGTTGCTGGCTGTGGAAAAACTGGTCAGGGAACAGGAATGGTCTGTCTATAAAGCTTTAAGAAATAAAGTGATCGGACAGGGATTGTCAGCATCAATCGGTAGAGAAAACCTTAGGGAATTTATGAAGCGTCTTCTTCAGTTGGCTCAACAAGGATTGAAAAATCGCAATTTTAAGGATGAGAATGATGATGATGAAACCAAGTATCTGATTCCCCTATTTGAAATTGCTGAGGGAGGTCCAACCCAGTCTGAATATTGGTTACACCGTTATGAAACGGTTTGGG is a window encoding:
- a CDS encoding glutamate--cysteine ligase — its product is MSSLIDHDQTLVTSVKQLADYLAGGCKPVQNWRIGTEHEKFGFINSQNDRDYLFPPAYKPDGIEDVLKNIQDQHESWQPLYDMNNLIGFNGDRGAISLEPAGQFELSGAPVETLHETRREMDLHFQDMHRAADSLALGFSPLGFHPFARRDQMPWMPKKRYEIMKAYMPKVGKLGLDMMTRTCTVQVNLDFSSEKDMARKMRVSLALQPIFTALFANSPFYEGKPSGLQSMRAYIWTDTDNQRAGMPDVFFDDHFGFEHYIEWLLDVPMYFVIRHGKMIDVSGASFRAWIQGRTPAGLEHEKLTMGDFKNHITVAFPDVRLKQYLEMRGADAGSREMMIAMSAFWTGLLYDSSTLLAVEKLVREQEWSVYKALRNKVIGQGLSASIGRENLREFMKRLLQLAQQGLKNRNFKDENDDDETKYLIPLFEIAEGGPTQSEYWLHRYETVWGGDVRRIMKESMI